One Vigna unguiculata cultivar IT97K-499-35 chromosome 7, ASM411807v1, whole genome shotgun sequence genomic region harbors:
- the LOC114192228 gene encoding uncharacterized protein LOC114192228: MAKLVMMESHNDAVLIFITGKEEEVTKKLRSVSLLHRTACALSFSQNLRFFLLLFNFFSLAMEMSGSSSKKRKLICCEDDDEAQMETFFALVRNIREARDRWMGLKSGDRRSKRGEIMSKEENSRVGVWKPTFQVEDFAYEEAEQRKSGSEPSASQRENCEKKEGAEKGIDLSLSL, from the coding sequence ATGGCAAAGTTGGTGATGATGGAGAGCCACAATGATGCTGTCCTTATATTCATAACTGGTAAGGAAGAAGAAGTAACCAAGAAACTGCGTTCTGTCTCCTTGCTTCACAGAACTGCATGCGCCCTCTCTTTTTCTCAGAACCttcgtttttttcttcttctcttcaatttttttagtctGGCCATGGAGATGAGTGGTAGCAGCAGCAAGAAGAGGAAGCTAATTTGCTGCGAAGACGACGACGAAGCCCAAATGGAGACGTTCTTCGCTTTGGTGAGAAACATCCGCGAGGCACGTGATCGATGGATGGGTTTGAAGTCGGGTGACAGAAGGAGCAAGAGGGGTGAGATTATGAGTAAGGAAGAAAATAGTAGGGTTGGGGTTTGGAAACCAACGTTTCAGGTTGAGGATTTCGCTTATGAGGAAGCTGAGCAACGAAAATCAGGTTCAGAGCCTAGTGCTTCTCAGAGGGAAAACTGTGAAAAGAAAGAGGGTGCAGAAAAGGGTATTGATCTGAGTCTTTCGCTTTGA
- the LOC114191322 gene encoding uncharacterized protein LOC114191322: MEEMRKRAAKFIQMEDMQEFRVKKREKEDAASQKSTPRPSKPLARPNEKKTHKFTTYTPLAVSRAKILQEAFNTDSLPAARKKPPPPDADGSKHCQYHRTIGHTTEECHTLRDKIEELIRQGHLKKYIQQDRPQRSPIGDRSPARRRAPARWGKRREPEPERREREPSRTHRSLRRSRSRSRDKPLRGYINTISGGFAGGGSSSSAHKRHVRALKSIHLVEKKVRSMPPITFTDEDFKAPDPDHDDPMVISIEVAEYGIGKVLVDQGSSVNILY; the protein is encoded by the coding sequence ATGGAGGAGATGAGGAAACGAGCGGCTAAGTTCATACAGATGGAAGATATGCAAGAGTTTAGGgtgaagaagagggagaaggaAGATGCAGCATCCCAGAAGAGTACCCCCCGACCGAGCAAACCCCTGGCCCGGCCCAACGAGAAGAAGACACATAAGTTTACAACGTATACCCCATTGGCCGTTTCCCGGGCAAAGATCTTGCAGGAGGCCTTCAACACTGACTCACTTCCTGCGGCCAGGAAGAAGCCCCCACCTCCCGACGCCGATGGCAGCAAGCACTGTCAATACCATCGGACGATCGGCCATACCACCGAAGAATGCCACACACTCCGCGACAAGATTGAGGAGCTAATTCGGCAAGGGCATTTGAAGAAGTACATTCAACAAGATCGCCCCCAACGAAGCCCGATCGGAGACAGGAGCCCTGCACGGAGGCGAGCCCCGGCCAGGTGGGGGAAGCGGAGAGAGCCGGAGCCCGAGAGGCGAGAAAGGGAACCATCCAGGACCCACCGAAGCCTGAGGAGGAGTCGCAGCCGGAGCAGGGACAAACCCCTGAGGGGTTATATCAATACCATCTCCGGAGGATTCGCCGGAGGAGGATCGAGCTCATCCGCTCATAAGAGGCACGTTCGAGCGCTAAAATCAATTCATCTGGTAGAGAAGAAGGTGCGGTCGATGCCTCCCATCACTTTCACCGATGAGGATTTCAAGGCTCCTGATCCTGATCACGATGATCCAATGGTCATCTCCATTGAGGTAGCCGAATATGGAATCGGGAAGGTGCTGGTGGACCAGGGGAGCTCCGTCAACATCTTGTACTGA